A window of Glycine soja cultivar W05 chromosome 13, ASM419377v2, whole genome shotgun sequence genomic DNA:
ATTCATCCAAActcaaatcataaataaataaaattacaaaaataatcatCCAACATAACAATTGTTAAAGTCAATGATATAATCACTTAACAAAAACTCTAATTAAAGGTTTTCTATTCTTTGATAATaatattagaaattagaaacttataatattagtcacaaaaaatataattgtttttctcaaaaaattatatatatatatataaggataaATACTCATCGATTAAATTTAAGGATTGGGTACTATAGTACTCGCACTCATACTCATGTAAATTTAAGGATAAATACTCATCTGGTACCCAGGTCCAATATTACGGATAATTACTACTCCTACTtgcaaatatttttctaaatacccatAATATTTATGTACATTTTGTCATTCTTAATTCATTTGACATCATTGACCTGTGATGTATCTTGGATGCGTCACATGATtaacaaaaaaagtaataaaaagtattatttttaaattttttaaaattcatggaAAGTAAAACtggtaaaacaattttaaaaaataccatCACTAAAtttcaggttttttttttacataaataaattttagtatattGTATACAATGtttgtatgaaaaaaataattatgttctaAAAAGTTTTATAGAGTCATTCAATTACAACTTACCATGTATAATaagtatgataatttttaaaataattatcttaaagtaattgataattgtgattgaattacaatgtaaatacataaatattaaactctTTATTTTGAAGATCATAACACCTTATTAAAACTTGGGCGGTGGATTGTGTTGATTTGGCCCCATGGACTTTCACAATGGACTTGCCATGATGCCATCTTGGCCGTTACTTCCTGCACGTCCTTTGGTGTTTCTTACACGCCCAAATACCTGTGTGTGGACAAAATTGCCTTTAATGACCATCTTATTTGATTCTAAAATACATGTTCTGGAAAGGGGTGTCAACAACATACAATTTTGGAATGACCATTCTGGAACATGTGTTGCATTCTTCTAAAAAAAGTTTTCCATAACTGTGTTTATTTGATTCTGGAATACTTGTTTTGGAAATAGGTGTGTTAACAACACACAATTCTAGAATGACCATTTTGGAACAAGTGTTTCATACATTGAGAGAAGGTCTTCCATAATTGTGTTTATTTGATTCCAAAATACCTATTTTAGAAAGGGTGTGTTGACTACATACAATTCCGAAATGATCATTATGGAATACGTGTTGCATACTTTAGGAAAAGGTCTTCCATAACTATGATTATTTGATTATGGAATACATGTTTCTGGAAAGCGTGTGTGAAAAACATACAATTCCAGAATGAGCATTCTGAAACACATGTTACATACTTTTAGAGAAAGTCTTCCGTTACGTGTTACAGAAGGATGGTTTAGGGATATTGAGAAAATTGGGGCATGCAGGGAGCAGTTTGGGCGTGCAGAAAGTAAAGGCCTGCCATCTGAGCTTTAATCCAACGCCAGGAAGCCCACCGTAACTGAAGAGTATTCTTCTGCGCACACGTTGAGTGGTTTCCACTTTCCACTAGCTTCGAAGATGACGGTTTCGCCGGTACACTATTTTTGCTGAGTTTACATTtgctaattacaaaattaaccgCAACGTATCATTATCTacataataaaatcaatttttaaaaataaaattatgagggatgtttatttagataaaatgtacataatactaaaaaaataatattacaaaaagatACAAACTAATATTaacaattcaaattataaaaagatataaacaaCGAAttgaaaaagtttaaatttaaaaataaaaaagacaaattaaaaaaaatgatatttaacaGTATTTAAAGATGAATAAGATTAAATTGTTCTTGTTATGACATATACTACTTTAATGCATAAGAGTTCCATTTTCCGACTACCCAAACAAATGTATAAGAGTGACACAATTAaaatttgggtgaaaaaaataacaaattctaATAGTTTTTTTAGAAGTACAAATTCTATtgttaacaaatttaaaaattaagaatatatgTAGTTAGGTTAACAgtttacaattaattaataatatttttttattcataattagtTAATAATGTTTGATAGGGATGGAACTTTGACTATTTTCAAAAtgcaacaaagaaaaatagacaTTTTACAAGtcggagaaaaaaaaacaaattattaattttagaaagTCCAAAATACTATCAACTATTTTCCCTTACCAAAtacatttaaaagttaaaaataattaatagtataaaaatttaaaattataaagattataaaataataagtaccttaaaaagtataataaaatatcagtctactataattttattttattatataatttgcgataaaagaaaatattaaaaaaagagagagagaaatgtaaaaaaatttgattttgaaaagatgattaaagagagaaaaaaaaatttgtatttttcatctttttaattgtttctaattttgattttgatcctactttaaaattattgaccCATTTAATCCTtcaattatgtttaatttataaatatactttcaagttcatatttaaattaaatgacgactaatttaattgataatcataatatattttcatcatCTATAGAGTTAACCTTCAATCATAACTTGTCAGGTGACAATCATAGTTAAAAAATGTGACATGTGGATTTGAAACTATCTTTAGGGGATTCAACATAATTGAAGGTGAATAATTCAAACCATAATCAAAATTGAAATGAGTGACAATAGtaaaaccaaaaatacaattcaagtgaaaaaaatatcatgGCCGTCTATTCCGTTGACCTAGGGGCATTAACGTCAAATCGAATCACGCCGCAAACccttcttcttcgtcttcctcctcctcctttgaTCTGCAACTGCAACAGCAAGCACAAACATCAAACAGAGTCATTGTTATTGTAACGTAAAATCACATGGAGAAGGAAGCTTTGAAGGACCAAATTGAAACTCCAAAGCACTGAACGAACTCAATTGAAACCCTAGCACAGAGTCATACATAGATAGTAGCGTGGATAGCAGTGTGTGATGCGGTGATCGCGATCACGATGAAAAATGCAAACGGCTTGATTTCGACGACGTCGTCTAATACGGCACAGTCACAATCCACTGGCCTCAAGACGTATTTCAAGACTCACGAAGGCCGGTACAAGCTTCATTACGATAAGACTTACCCTTCCACTCTTCTTCACTACGCTCATGGAAAAACCGTTTCTCAGGTAGCTCTCttgctcttttttttccctctttcttATTCTGCCTTTGCAATACTCTTTTGTATTGCTATTATGTCTCTACATCGTGCTTCGTGGATTCTGTATTCAATTCTAGGGTTCTGAATTGTGTTAGCCACTTTAAGCGATTTATAGTTTCATTTCGTGAAAGTGTGTTATTCAGTTTCTCTGGCTATTTTATTGTCATCTAAGTAGCTATTTTGTAGAATCAATTTCAGTGAAGGCGCGGCAGACACAttttttcacatttatttatttataaatttcagTGTGTGGTGCCTCTGGTTACTGTTTATGGAATTAGGACGTGAAGTGTTTTAGGCCTTGTTTGTTTACTGTTTTCAAACACAGGTTTCTGATAtctaaaatttgtttgtttCCGCTACATTTGAAAGTGTTTGTCTCTTGAATacgtttttttataaaattttgtttcctGAGCACTTAAAGAAAATGATGGGAAAGCATCTATCAGTTGTTTCTGTTTTggaaacatttttcaaaacataataGATTTTGGACAAGAAATTGATTGCTGAACAatgtaaaaaaagagaaaagaatcaAGCATGTCCTTAATCTCTTGCTCCTTGTTGGTCGGATTGAATGATCAGGTTACTCTGGCACATCTCAAGGACAAGCCGGTGCCTTCGACGCCGACTGGGCAGTCTTCAACTTTCAGTGCCACCAGTGGGGTAAGGTCAGCGGCGGTGAGATTGTGGGGAGGAAGCAATGGAGGCCGGTCTCTTAGTTTTGTTGGAGGCAATGGTACCAGCAAGAACCTTGGGGGGAACTCTAGGATTGGTTCGATTGGTGCTTCTAGTTCAAGTAATGCAACgtctaattcaaattttgatGGGAAAGGAACTTACTTGATCTTCAATGTCGGGGATGCAATTTTTATAAGTGATTTGAATTCACAAGACAAGGTATAATGATCGGGTTAGGGTGGATGGATTGTAAAGATTTTGACTTTATTCATGAGAGGTTTCTTGTTCAATGTAGGATCCTGTAAAGTCTATCCACTTCAGTAATTCAAATCCTATGTGCCATGCATTTGATCAGGATTCTAAGGATGGGCATGATTTGATCATTGGCTTGAATACCGGCGATGGTAACTGAAAATGCTTTcactagaatttgaatttctgttttGGAAggaaaatttatcaatttattcCTATGTGTATTATTGTAGTTTACTCAGTGTCACTGAGACAACAATTACAGGATGTTGGTAAAAAGCTTGTTGGGGCCCAGCATTTCAACAAAGATGGTTCTGTCAATAACAGGCAACATTTGATCCCTTGTGATGTTTTTTGCTCCTAGTGCCACTTTTTCTCAAAATTGTTGCATGACCTAACAATTTTGCTAGCTTTTGTATATTATTCTTGCTGAGAGATATAAAGATACAGTCTCGGATGATTGTTTTAGACTTTAGAGTAACCCTTATATACAGCAAGCATTCTTTGCTTTCTTGTGGTATTCTTTTTTTGATGAGGATAATCTTGAGTTTTTGAGAGCATATCATATGaaacaaattttgataatttctgTACCATGTCTGTCATCTATCACTCTGAAATTCTTACTTAAATTTGATTTAGTATGACtaccctattttttttttcagggaaCAGATTATACTATGTGTTAGTCATTGACAATGTTGGCTAGTGCATTGTCCCCCTGCATGCCTGCCCCATAAATTTAGTAGTTAACgtgtaatattttaatgattttagtcCCCACAAGAGTGGTGTTTCCTATGGTCTAGCTCCACCACTGGTTATTGATTCATGTTGCAATGGCCGTAAAGTATACACTAATACCGAGTTATTGTGATGTTGGCTTTAAATTGCTTTTGAGCTATGCTCATGCTTATTTAACTTATCTATTCTAATTCTAATACTTCATAATCAAACCCTGTGCATTTCAATTTGTTAAACACTCGAGGGCTCATTCAGTCCAAAATCCTAATTCAGAATGGGTGCAGATATGGTTATCTGTGACAGATAAGAATAGACCATCATATGGAGTTGTTCAAATTGAACATAAGATGTACAGGGGGGCTATGAGTATCATTTGCTTAGGCAGTCTTTTATCTTGATAaacttttcataattttttacattatggTGGTTATCTGCTTAGTTTGAGCATATTTTGTCTTCCTCTTCACATGGTAGGGTTATTCTTTACATATTTGCCTTTTTCCTTCTATTTTAGCCTTCATATGTTTATGCTGCACTTTTATAGTAATGTGCCTATGAGCTAGTCAATCATATTGGTGTGAACTAATCTCTTATGAAGAAGGTTTTTATCAATggaaaaagtaatttaattgtGTGCAGCTGGTTTATTGTAAGTGTATATTATTCATACTAGGTAAAGTTTGTGAATGTTAGTTCGCAAAGAAATTCAATGGTCTTAAATGGCATACTAGTCGAGAATCTAGAGATCATTTATGAAATTTGttgtgttataaaaaaatgtccAAAAGCATTTGATTTTCGTGTCAAGGACACTATGCAAACTAGCTCTGATTGATGCTTTTTTGCTTTGAGCAGTCATTGTACTTGTATTGCTTGGGTTCCTGGAGGTGATGGTGCCTTTGTTGTAGGTCATGCTGATGGGAATTTGTATGTATATGAAAAGGTAAGGCTCAATAATCAAGAGATGTGCTAATTTGGTTCAATTACTACTATGGTGATTTGAGCATATATTACATTTCCTTTCCACTTTCAGAACAGAGATGGTGCTGGTGATTCTTCATTCACGGttgtcaaagatcaaacacaatTTTCTGTTTCCCATGCACGTTACAGTAAGGTATCGAGTTTGACATTTTGATTTGTTAACAGTTagcaaaacataaatataaataattgctTTATAAAATTTCCacatttgaatatttttcaaattaatgacaATTTGCCATGTTTAGTtcatgtgttttgtttttgtttgtatgCATCAATAATAAAAGCTATGTGCTTTACCATTTATAGCGTCCTTTAATATCTGTGGTGTCACAGCTCAAACTATGAAAGGAGTTGACAATATGcaactattttaaatttattagtattattttttagccTTGTGAAATTATGATTACTTAGTTTTTCTAGAATGTTGCAAATTGCAATTTGTTTGCTTAAAAATCTGATTAGCCATGCATTTAATACATTTTATGGTTTAATTTGTATATAGGATGGGTTCTAGGTTTTTCTGTTATGGAGAATTTCTTGtgttctctctttcatcttttttGCCCTTTTAATATTGACTTTTGCAGAGTAATCCAATAGCCAGATGGCATATATGCCAGGGTTCAATTGACAGTATTTCTTTCTCAACTGATGGGACTTACATAGCTACTGTTGGACGAGatggtatattttttaatccaacTCATCACGTTGtagttgttttttatttcatttttgtcaCAAAATTATCTTCATGAATCAATTTTACTTCATTCAGGTTATTTACGAGTATTTGATTACTTAAAAGAACAACTTATATGTGGTGGGAAAAGTTATTATGGTGCTTTGTTATGTTGTGCTTGGAGGTGAGGCATATTTGGTTTTGGTCAATCAATTACTGGATCTTTGGATTAATCTCCTATTTCCTCAGTTCATTTCTTACTCTAGCTCAAGAGCTTCTAAAATAACAGTGCTTGACTTTGCTGTTACTGTGGTTCTTTGTCTCTCCTTTAATTCATACTTCAAAAACACAATGCTATAATGAAAAGTCTGTTTTAACAGCATGGATGGAAAGTATATTTTGACGGGGGGAGAGGATGATTTAGTTCAAGTTTGGAGTATGGAAGATCGCAAGGTTGTGGCATGGGGTGAGGGGCACAACTCATGGGTAAGTTGCATGATAATCTTGACTGGACAAAAATTTTATACCATGAGTAATAAATTAGTTTGAGGTGAGATTTTGCACAACAGTAAGGTTTTGCTATCTTGTGATTTGGTGGTTATGGGTTGTAGTCATAGAAACCTCTTCTAAAGGTTTTCTACAACCAACCTTCTCCAAACCCTGAACTAGACTGTTGTTAATAGTTAATTTTGAtgctttgatgtttaatcaggTCAGCGGTGTGGCTTTTGATTCATATTGGTCATCAcctaattcaaatgacaatgaAGAGACTGTTAGATATCGATTTGGTTCCGTTGGTCAGGTACTCAGACAgttgttttcacttttcattATACATTTTTCTGTCTCCTATTGTAGCTTTGGCTCTACTTTCTGATTGTGATTTGCTCCTGATTTTTTCCCTCCTTTTATCTCATGATGACGTGATTGGcagttttgaaaatatatttctgTATCTCATTGTAGAAGTTGGCGGATTGCTAGTTGTGGTTATGTAGTAATGTTGTGGAAAAATTCAGTTCAGACATGGTTTTCAAGTATGGATTTTGTGATGGCTTCAAAGAATTAAGTAGATACTGGAATATCAACTGTATGCCTAATTACAGCTAACTTGAAAggcaaaaaaatttaatgaggaAGGCCTTAGATTTGTAATTTATGTAGATATAGCTTAGTTATTGAATACTGGGATTTAGCAGATTCATGTTTCGTATGATGCCTGCTATGCACTGCTAATTCCCCATATATTATGTCTgtcaaagaaaattaaataattagtgtaAAAATGCTGCAGAGCCAGAATGCTTGTTGAGAAGATCGTCTTTGCTCAATATGAGAGTGGATCCTCTCATGCACGTTTGTCATGTGAAGAGAGAAATGTAAAGACATTAAATGTGGAAACCTGACAAAATTTGTGACACCCCCCTTAAGGTCTCTACATCTCTCTTTACATGACATGCTTGTCATGTGAAAATTTCTCAAGAGGATCCATTATGTAAGTATGTCATGTTCAGTAGTATGTATAATGTTAGACTTTTAATAAGTGGCCTTTGATCCTATGATCATTAACTGGGGATCATGAATATATTCATTACTGAAATTTCCCAACCTTTTGTTTATGTGCATTGCATTTttcaaacttttatatataatacaaatgCACTAAAGATATTTTGGTGGTTAGGACACACAATTGCTTCTATGGGACCTGGAAATGGATGAGATTGTGGTACCCTTGCGACGTCCTTCTGGTGGATCCCCAACTTACAGTGCTGGAAGCCAGTCTTCCCAATGGGACAGTGTTGTCCCGTTGGGTACCTTGCAGCCTGCTCCTAGTATGCTGgatgttctgaaaatctctccACTCGTTACCCACCGTGTTCATACTGAACCACTCTCAGGCTTGATATTTACCCAGGAATCTGTACTTACTGCCTGTCGGGAGGGGCACATAAAAATCTGGATTAGACCTGCAGCTGCTGAGAGCCAATCAAGCAACGCTGAAACTCTCTTATCTACCAGCCTTAAGGAGAAGCCTTCAATTTTGAGTAAGGTTGGCAATTCTAGCCACAGACAATGACTAAGATCTTGCTAATAATTGAAAGGGTATTCACTTTGAAGACCCTTTTATAATTTCTTCAATGTCCTTCTTAGTCTCCCTCTATCCCTTTTCACAGGGCTAAAAGCCATGCAATTTACTTCTCACTGGTGCCTTGAGTGGCCTCTGGTTTTAAATCGAGCCTAATGGCGCTGCGTGATCAATGTAGTTGACCTCACCTAGTGGGTTAAagttataattattgtttttaatatgGTTTATCTTTTTATCCGGTTGATTACctagataaattttttattctggTAAAGATAAACCAACTGGTTCCATTTTGTATATATTGGGTGTGATGAGCGAATACTTTCGGGCCTCCAACCGTAAGTAAAAAACGGCTGTCATTACGCATTGGTATATGCCTCATAACAGGAAATAACGTGAAATTGGTTCTTGGAGATCCGTACTTTGGCATGGGTACAGCCCATTATTTAGTCTGTTGACTTCAATTGTGTGGGTGTTTTCTCCCTATCACATCAACGTGGGTAAGTTACATAGTTGGGGAGTGTACTGGTAAAATTCTTTgggtctgagaattctttgtgtGCGATTGTGtgggtattttttattttattttttttgtgcacAAATAGCGACATGCCACATCATTCCGATGTCTAGGTTACAAATATCGACactatattatattatgtagGCTAAATgacttattatgtttttttttatttggtattttatcttttaaataacttaattcgattatttattttatttttttagtttattttaatctttttatctttctaaaaaatttatttaatttttttttttgctcaatttagttctttaatctatttaagattgactttgttaattatttaaaaatgaatatttgtaaCTCACTTTTCTTCCCTTTGGCTTTACTTCATTTTTAACAAcaaatttattcttaaatgaTTAATGACATCAATCTTAAATGGAtcactgaaaaaataaaataaatgatcaaaatatgttttttaaaagataaaagactaaattaaattaaaaaaataatataaaagattaaattaaagtttttaaaagtaaaagataaaattggaaaaaaaaaaaaagatgaaagatcTATGACTTTGGTATTGTGTATGCATGCACAAATAGAAAAGTCTCTGATCAGCCCATGTCAACTAGACTACCAAAAATACTACACAGATATGGTTCTCCATTGACTTAAATTTGTATAACTACCATAACGATACCGATATGGTTCACAAAATGAAATTGAATAGCTTGAATAATAACAAGTCTGTAACAAATTATGGAATAAAGTATATGATAGCAGATTAAAAGAATGTCGCAATTCTGATCAATCTAAACTTTAATTTGCAGGGACTAGCTAGTATTGTAGCAGGACCTTGAAGCTTCCTCAAGGAATACTATGATGTAGACTCCAATAGTTCCATGCAATTGCAACACCGTTATGAATTTTGATATTCAGAGTCTCACATGCACTCAGCGCAATCCACATAAACACTAAAGAGAATGATCCCATCTTGGAGGTGATCGCTCCCTTTGCAGGCCgaagtgatatttttatttaataggaTTTCAATGAGAGATTATTCTTTACTATATTTAATTAAGTGTTTGCATTGCAATGTTTGTTGGTGTTTCTTgtcgattaaaaaaaaaaacaaaaacaaaatattgcaATGTTTCTTGTCGAT
This region includes:
- the LOC114382817 gene encoding probable catabolite repression protein creC isoform X2; this encodes MKNANGLISTTSSNTAQSQSTGLKTYFKTHEGRYKLHYDKTYPSTLLHYAHGKTVSQVTLAHLKDKPVPSTPTGQSSTFSATSGVRSAAVRLWGGSNGGRSLSFVGGNGTSKNLGGNSRIGSIGASSSSNATSNSNFDGKGTYLIFNVGDAIFISDLNSQDKDPVKSIHFSNSNPMCHAFDQDSKDGHDLIIGLNTGDVYSVSLRQQLQDVGKKLVGAQHFNKDGSVNNSHCTCIAWVPGGDGAFVVGHADGNLYVYEKNRDGAGDSSFTVVKDQTQFSVSHARYSKSNPIARWHICQGSIDSISFSTDGTYIATVGRDGYLRVFDYLKEQLICGGKSYYGALLCCAWSMDGKYILTGGEDDLVQVWSMEDRKVVAWGEGHNSWVSGVAFDSYWSSPNSNDNEETVRYRFGSVGQDTQLLLWDLEMDEIVVPLRRPSGGSPTYSAGSQSSQWDSVVPLGTLQPAPSMLDVLKISPLVTHRVHTEPLSGLIFTQESVLTACREGHIKIWIRPAAAESQSSNAETLLSTSLKEKPSILSKVGNSSHRQ
- the LOC114382817 gene encoding probable catabolite repression protein creC isoform X1, which produces MKNANGLISTTSSNTAQSQSTGLKTYFKTHEGRYKLHYDKTYPSTLLHYAHGKTVSQVTLAHLKDKPVPSTPTGQSSTFSATSGVRSAAVRLWGGSNGGRSLSFVGGNGTSKNLGGNSRIGSIGASSSSNATSNSNFDGKGTYLIFNVGDAIFISDLNSQDKDPVKSIHFSNSNPMCHAFDQDSKDGHDLIIGLNTGDVYSVSLRQQLQDVGKKLVGAQHFNKDGSVNNSHCTCIAWVPGGDGAFVVGHADGNLYVYEKNRDGAGDSSFTVVKDQTQFSVSHARYSKSNPIARWHICQGSIDSISFSTDGTYIATVGRDGYLRVFDYLKEQLICGGKSYYGALLCCAWSMDGKYILTGGEDDLVQVWSMEDRKVVAWGEGHNSWVSGVAFDSYWSSPNSNDNEETVRYRFGSVGQDTQLLLWDLEMDEIVVPLRRPSGGSPTYSAGSQSSQWDSVVPLGTLQPAPSMLDVLKISPLVTHRVHTEPLSGLIFTQESVLTACREGHIKIWIRPAAAESQSSNAETLLSTSLKEKPSILSKGLASIVAGP
- the LOC114382817 gene encoding probable catabolite repression protein creC isoform X3; amino-acid sequence: MKNANGLISTTSSNTAQSQSTGLKTYFKTHEGRYKLHYDKTYPSTLLHYAHGKTVSQVTLAHLKDKPVPSTPTGQSSTFSATSGVRSAAVRLWGGSNGGRSLSFVGGNGTSKNLGGNSRIGSIGASSSSNATSNSNFDGKGTYLIFNVGDAIFISDLNSQDKDPVKSIHFSNSNPMCHAFDQDSKDGHDLIIGLNTGDVYSVSLRQQLQDVGKKLVGAQHFNKDGSVNNSHCTCIAWVPGGDGAFVVGHADGNLYVYEKNRDGAGDSSFTVVKDQTQFSVSHARYSKSNPIARWHICQGSIDSISFSTDGTYIATVGRDGYLRVFDYLKEQLICGGKSYYGALLCCAWSMDGKYILTGGEDDLVQVWSMEDRKVVAWGEGHNSWVSGVAFDSYWSSPNSNDNEETVRYRFGSVGQDTQLLLWDLEMDEIVVPLRRPSGGSPTYSAGSQSSQWDSVVPLGTLQPAPSMLDVLKISPLVTHRVHTEPLSGLIFTQESVLTACREGHIKIWIRPAAAESQSSNAETLLSTSLKEKPSILSKG